The DNA sequence CTGCCCAGCGAGGAGTGCAGCGCCGAGTTCGCGGCGGCCACCCCGCTCCCGATCCCGGCGAACGACAACGCGTCGAGCACCAGGCTCTCCAGGTCTCGGGTCACCGAATGGAAGGACGACCCGACTTCTTCGACCGCCTTGGCGACCGTCCCCATTTCCGTGGTTTCGGCGCGGTAGGCCCCGGCACTCATGGTCTGCTCCCTCCGGACACCGGCTGTGCGGGTCGAGAATTCCGCACCGCGCGGCACCGCCCAACGGCCGAATTACCCACTGCGGTACCGGCGGGAGTGCCCACTCCGGCGCTACAGTCGGCTCATGACCACACCCGACCGCGACCCGAACGTCTTGGACGGCGAGATCGTCGACGACACCCCCACCGCCGCGATCGCGGTGCCCTCGCCACCTCTGCCGGAGCCGGACTACAGCGACGGCGGCGTGCCCAGCTTCGACTTCGTGCGCGACAAGATCGAGAACCGGTACACGACGTCGGTCGGTGCCGCCGAGGTCGCCGGGCTCGGCACCGAGCACACCGCGGACGCCCTCGACAAGAAGATCGCCGACCGCGACCAGGCGGCCAAGGACCGGCTGGCCGAGATCCGCCGGTCGATGCGCGGCGAGTAGCGCTCACCCGAAGATGGCCACCGGGTCGCCGGTGTACCAGGCGTTCTCGATGACGACCCGGCGCAGCACCCAGCGGTCGCCGTCGCGGACCAGGTCGGTGTCGTAGCGGTTCTTGAGCAGTGCGTGCGTGGCGTGGTCGGCGCTCAGCAGGTGCTGCGCCTCGACCAGCGCCGTGAGGTGCGCGGTGTCGCCGTCGACGGTGACGCGCGGGTTGGTCACCTGGTGGGTCGTGTCGACACGCCCGTCGAACAGCGCGAGGATCGTGTCGACGATCTCGTCGCGACCGGTCATCAACGGCGGCCGGGCACCCCACTTGGCGGCGGCGGGCCGGAAGTCCAGCTCGGCGTCGGCGGCGAACGAGGACGCGAACAGCGCCCGGTCCTTGAGGTCCTGGCCGAGGCCGAAGCGGTACAGCGCGTCCACGATCTCGTGCAGGTCGTTTCCGGTGGTCATGCCCCCCAGGCTGGCCCGCCCCGCGAAGCCGATCAACGCGGTTGTGTGCCACGATCGTTAAGCGAGAGTTGACGATGGGGGCGGGCATGCCGGAGTGGCGCGAGCTCGAGACGTTCCTGCGGCTGGCCGAGGAGCTGCACTTCGGCCGCACGGCGGAGCGGCTGCACGTCTCGACGGCGCAGGTCAGCCAGACGATCCGGAAGCTGGAACGGCGGATCGGCGTGC is a window from the Amycolatopsis sp. cg9 genome containing:
- a CDS encoding PspA/IM30 family protein, with protein sequence MTTPDRDPNVLDGEIVDDTPTAAIAVPSPPLPEPDYSDGGVPSFDFVRDKIENRYTTSVGAAEVAGLGTEHTADALDKKIADRDQAAKDRLAEIRRSMRGE
- a CDS encoding nuclear transport factor 2 family protein — encoded protein: MTTGNDLHEIVDALYRFGLGQDLKDRALFASSFAADAELDFRPAAAKWGARPPLMTGRDEIVDTILALFDGRVDTTHQVTNPRVTVDGDTAHLTALVEAQHLLSADHATHALLKNRYDTDLVRDGDRWVLRRVVIENAWYTGDPVAIFG